Proteins encoded within one genomic window of Aspergillus nidulans FGSC A4 chromosome VII:
- a CDS encoding protein hulC (transcript_id=CADANIAT00008393), producing MSSRITRSAARQAADSPPPAGSGPSSTSPAAGSAPSRKRKAPARRGQSPDSSERPNSHQSPHRKTKRQRRAPSPRAANASAAASRRGTRNRPTMSHPGPSSHPAEESSKKPASPPQQRRKSSRHGKSAQATQSPPPNRQKKRSRTRPDVVMKEADDELEEREKSEEHEASPPSDSNDGTNPSGLDDEDEEEDDGDLFHNSLFGARGSLGLQSTLRALSGMMSGMSSRLRDILQNLRMKDDPSVQLIALQELSDLLLVSNEDNLSGQFSPDPYVKELVSLMQPNDFGEENPEIMLLACRCLANLMEALRGSVANVVYGGAVPILCQKLLDIQFIDLAEQALSTLAKISVDFPASIVREGGLTACLTYLDFFPTSTQRTAVTTAANCCRNLPHDSFPVVRDVMPTLLNVLSSNDPKVVEQGCLCVSRIVESFRHKPEKLEELISPEMLKAVLRLLLPGTTNLIGPHIHTQFLRVLAITSKASPRLSVELLKTDVVDTLYQILTGVSPPENIDDQAIKMDSVLVMQALIHRPKEQVTETLNVICELLPGVPERPNSHDAGNPEVAATSGSKPSSSKGLAEKRRSLLMGCKSELRRFALVLLPTLTDAFSSTVNLEVRQKVLVAQLKMLQNLDPALIEEALRSVQYASFLAAILSQKDHPSLVSSALRCAELLFQRLEHVYQHQFHREGVISEIAELAKEPLSTEKDTKPSRDSPAASIMDTSEDTRQDKSSIVRPAGHLGTNPDDEESQDDDDRDSEDEDANDSEENDEDQDEDNDDISDSETSSSSARGRSSRLEDAMHDSVIRHARAFMEQYESSQGAEMREKALETLNELQALAAEIEACYSGPGDYGEGIDLFRKLASYFEGDALESITSSELLNSGIINTLLAVFDDFNSTPMREARSAFLQAFMGSTISEKAQSQSTATTRFGVLVNKLQDLLSRTEHFEVMTVGHNSLENTRNNAAYMLGKQLRLKLVADEDSDIPRSYRNIMVSIHAIATFKALDDFLHPRIALSDRPKTSRSRETILSQIANAARLRDQLAENHNSDASDFSRPSGSSRPANRSTTTESKATAKENSAGGPDVTPRSKRSQPQPDDNGREDEPLECADERHLSEDDNDDDVEGDDEELNAIVDDLEEEMSDENVHDPSAVNMEVASSGKVTARKEDGTRVSTPSQSTPVSKSSSGPRRSSLSSAGAGSLGMAGRPFSYAAAMASAPSDWHIQFSIDGQPVSSDTTIYRAVHHNRRHLDPSGRNVWSAVHTVSFRRVPGPPPAEPSTVSTNASGSNPQDNSSGMPSSLNQDHITSSILRLLRVLHGMNTTLDDILAETKDLIALKPEPLAQFINTKLTAKLNRQLEEPLIVASSCLPDWSEDLARSFAFLFPFETRHLFLQSTAFGYSRAMMRWNNSQGDDSRHDQRRDDRPMLGRLQRQKVRISRSRILESAMKVMELYGSSPSVLEVEYFEEVGTGLGPTLEFYSTVSKEFSKKKLKMWRENDCGDSEEYAFGTRGLFPAPLSEEQLASEFGKKQLQLFKTLGKFVARSMLDSRIIDISFNPAFFRIADTSSPVAPSLGTVKAVDQDLAKSLLLLKRFANAKKALEAKNLPKAKKTQALMAIEVDGVHVEDLSLDFTLPGYPAIELIKNGSNIPVTIENVDVYVDRVVDMTLGSGVQAQVEAFRTGFSQVFPHSALQTFTPNELAMLFGRAEEDWSIETLMDSIKADHGFNMDSRSVRNLLQTMSELDTQQRRDFLQFVTGSPKLPIGGFKSLTPIFTVVCRPSEPPYLPDDYLPSVMTCVNYLKLPDYSSLDVLRERLSVAIKEGQGAFHLS from the exons ATGTCCTCCAGAATCACTCGCTCGGCCGCGAGACAAGCTGCAGATTCTCCCCCGCCCGCCGGTTCCGGTCCCTCTTCTACATCCCCCGCCGCTGGTTCGGCCCCATCTCGAAAGCGAAAGGCTCCCGCACGCCGCGGTCAGTCACCGGACTCCTCGGAGCGGCCAAATAGTCATCAATCTCCCCATCGAAAGACCAAGCGACAACGGCGTGCACCTTCGCCACGAGCGGCAAACGcctctgctgcagcttctcGTCGTGGTACCCGAAACCGCCCAACTATGTCACACCCTGG TCCATCGTCACACCCGGCGGAGGAATCTTCGAAGAAGCCGGCCTCGCCCCCGCAACAAAGAAGGAAATCTAGTCGACATGGGAAATCGGCTCAAG CTACTCAGTCACCTCCCCCGAACCGGCAAAAGAAGCGCTCCAGAACTCGTCCAGATGTCGTTATGAAAGAGGCAGATGACGAATTAGAGGAACGGGAGAAAAGCGAGGAACATGAGGCTTCCCCACCAAGTGACAGCAATGATGGCACGAACCCTTCAGGTctcgacgatgaggacgaagaggaagatgatggagatCTTTTTCATAACAGTCTGTTCGGAGCGCGAGGCTCCCTTGGACTCCAGAGTACTCTTCGTGCCCTTAGCGGTATGATGTCGGGCATGTCATCCCGCCTACGGGATATCCTCCAAAAtttgagaatgaaggatGACCCGTCAGTTCAACTTATCGCCCTTCAGGAGCTTTCAGATCTGTTACTTGTATCGAACGAAGACAACCTATCTGGCCAGTTTTCTCCTGATCCTTACGTGAAGGAGCTGGTATCTCTCATGCAACCAAATGATTTTGGGGAAGAGAATCCGGAAATAATGCTTCTTGCGTGCCGTTGTTTGGCTAACCTCATGGAGGCCTTACGCGGCTCTGTGGCCAATGTCGTTTATGGCGGCGCTGTACCGATCCTGTGCCAGAAGCTACTGGACATTCAGTTCATTGACTTGGCTGAGCAGGCTCTCAGT ACATTAGCAAAGATTTCGGTGGACTTCCCGGCGTCCATTGTACGAGAAGGAGGCTTAACAGCATGCTTAACATACCTTGACTTTTTCCCTACGAGTACCCAACGCACCGCAGTAACAACGGCCGCCAATTGTTGCCGGAATCTGCCGCACGATTCCTTCCCCGTTGTGCGAGATGTCATGCCCACCCTCCTGAACGTTCTATCTAGCAATGATCCGAAGGTCGTTGAACAAGGCTGCCTATGTGTTTCTCGGATAGTGGAAAGCTTTAGACACAAACCAGAGAAGCTTGAGGAGCTTATTAGCCCGGAGATGCTAAAGGCGGTCCTtcgtctgctgctgccaggcaCCACAAACCTCATCGGACCGCACATTCATACCCAGTTTCTTCGAGTTCTGGCAATCACGTCGAAAGCTAGCCCCCGGCTGTCGGTAGAACTGCTGAAAACGGACGTAGTCGACACTCTCTACCAGATCTTGACTGGAGTCTCGCCACCAGAAAACATTGATGACCAAGCTATCAAGATGGATAGCGTACTTGTGATGCAGGCTTTGATTCACCGGCCGAAGGAGCAAGTTACCGAAACACTGAATGTTATTTGTGAGCTCCTACCAGGTGTTCCCGAGCGTCCAAACTCGCATGACGCTGGTAATCCCGAGGTCGCTGCAACATCGGGGTCCAAGCCATCCTCATCGAAGGGGTTAGCTGAGAAACGACGGTCTTTGCTCATGGGCTGTAAATCTGAGCTGAGACGGTTCGCCTTGGTCTTGCTCCCCACACTCACTGATGCGTTTTCTAGCACGGTCAACCTGGAAGTACGCCAAAAGGTTCTTGTGGCGCAGCTCAAGATGTTGCAAAATCTGGATCCTGCTTTGATTGAGGAGGCTCTCCGATCAGTGCAATATGCGTCCTTCTTGGCGGCCATTTTGTCTCAGAAGGATCACCCTTCGCTAGTGTCATCAGCACTCCGCTGCGCAGAGCTACTTTTCCAGCGGCTGGAGCATGTTTACCAACACCAGTTTCATCGCGAAGGCGTGATATCAGAAATTGCCGAGCTTGCAAAAGAACCGTTATCAACTGAGAAGGACACGAAGCCTTCCCGCGACTCGCCAGCTGCTTCAATTATGGACACCTCAGAAGACACGCGCCAGGATAAGAGCTCCATTGTGCGCCCAGCCGGTCACCTTGGGACAAATccggatgatgaggagagccaagatgacgatgatcgtgacagcgaagacgaggatgcgaATGATTCTGAAGAGAATGATGAAGACCAGGATGAAGATAATGATGATATCTCGGATTCTGAaacttcgtcgtcttctgctCGGGGACGTTCATCAAGGTTGGAGGATGCGATGCATGATTCAGTCATTCGTCATGCACGTGCTTTCATGGAGCAGTATGAATCCAGTCAAGGAGCAGAAATGCGTGAGAAGGCTTTGGAGACTCTCAACGAACTACAAGCGCTTGCTGCCGAAATTGAAGCCTGCTATTCCGGCCCCGGTGATTATGGGGAGGGGATTGACCTTTTCCGCAAATTGGCAAGCTATTTTGAAGGCGATGCGTTGGAAAGTATCACCAGTTCGGAACTCCTCAACTCCGGGATCATTAATACCTTGCTCGCTGTATTTGACGATTTCAATT CCACCCCCATGCGTGAGGCTCGCAGCGCCTTCCTTCAGGCGTTCATGGGCTCGACTATTTCCGAAAAGGCACAAAGCCAGAGCACGGCAACGACGCGCTTTGGGGTGTTGGTAAATAAACTGCAGGATCTTCTTAGCCGGACAGAGCATTTCGAGGTGATGACTGTCGGCCACAATTCACTGGAAAACACGCGCAACAATGCGGCCTACATGCTTGGAAAACAGCTCCGGCTGAAGTTAGTTGCTGATGAAGATTCTGATATACCCCGCTCCTACAGAAACATCATGGTTTCTATTCACGCCATTGCAACTTTCAAGGCCCTGGATGATTTCCTCCATCCCCGAATTGCCCTTTCCGACAGGCCGAAGACATCTCGTAGCCGTGAAACAATCTTGTCGCAGATTGCGAATGCAGCGCGTCTCAGGGATCAGCTGGCCGAAAATCACAACTCCGACGCTAGCGACTTTTCACGGCCTTCTGGTAGTAGTAGGCCCGCCAATAGATCCACTACTACTGAGTCTAAGGCCACCGCGAAGGAGAACTCTGCTGGTGGACCGGACGTAACCCCAAGATCTAAGCGGTCTCAACCGCAGCCTGATGACAACGGCCGTGAGGATGAACCACTGGAGTGCGCTGACGAGCGCCACTTGAGTGAGGACGATAatgatgacgatgtcgagggggatgatgaagagctaAATGCCATTGTGGACGATCTTGAGGAAGAAATGTCTGATGAGAACGTGCATGATCCATCCGCTGTAAACATGGAGGTGGCATCATCAGGCAAAGTTACTGCCCGCAAGGAAGACGGCACTCGCGTATCTACACCGTCGCAATCGACACCCGTGTCCAAGTCATCATCCGGGCCCCGCCGGTCTTCATTAAGTTCAGCGGGTGCTGGCTCTTTGGGCATGGCTGGCCGCCCGTTTTCTTATGCTGCCGCCATGGCTTCGGCCCCATCTGACTGGCACATTCAGTTCAGTATTGACGGCCAGCCTGTTTCCAGTGACACTACGATCTACCGTGCTGTTCATCATAACCGTCGCCACTTGGACCCTAGCGGACGGAATGTGTGGTCCGCAGTTCACACAGTTAGCTTTCGACGTGTACCGGGGCCgccaccagcagagccgTCTACGGTATCCACCAACGCATCCGGATCCAATCCACAAGACAATAGCAGCGGTATGCCGTCCTCTCTCAATCAAGACCATATCACATCCTCGATCTTGCGCCTTCTTCGTGTCCTACATGGCATGAACACAACTCTCGACGATATACTCGCGGAGACCAAAGATCTTATCGCCCTCAAGCCTGAGCCATTGGCGCAGTTTATCAACACGAAGCTCACCGCAAAACTTAATagacagctggaggagcctTTGATTGTTGCAAGCAGCTGTCTGCCTGATTGGAGCGAAGACCTTGCGCGATCCTTCGCCTTTTTGTTCCCTTTCGAGACCCGGCATCTATTCCTTCAATCTACCGCCTTTGGATATTCGCGGGCCATGATGCGATGGAACAACTCTCAGGGAGATGATAGTCGTCATGATCAGCGGCGAGATGATCGGCCAATGCTGGGTCGTTTGCAGCGACAAAAAGTACGGATCTCAAGAAGTCGTATTCTCGAGTCAGCCATGAAAGTCATGGAACTTTACGGCTCCTCTCCCAGTGTGCTTGAGGTTGAATAttttgaagaagttggaACCGGCTTAGGTCCCACTCTTGAGTTCTATTCGACGGTCTCCAAGGAGTtttcgaagaagaaactaAAGATGTGGCGGGAAAACGACTGCGGTGATTCCGAAGAATACGCGTTTGGTACTCGGGGTCTGTTCCCTGCACCGCTGAGCGAAGAACAGCTCGCGTCAGAATTTGGCAAAAAGCAGTTGCAGTTGTTCAAAACCCTTGGGAAATTTGTCGCTCGCTCAATGTTGGATTCGAGGATCATAGACATCTCGTTCAATCCCGCCTTCTTCCGTATCGCCGACACCTCTTCCCCAGTAGCCCCTTCACTCGGTACAGTTAAAGCAGTGGATCAAGATTTGGCCAAATCTCTACTGTTGCTGAAACGCTTCGCTAATGCCAAAAAGGCCTTGGAGGCAAAGAACCTCCCTAAGGCCAAGAAGACGCAGGCTCTGATGGCGATTGAGGTCGATGGAGTCCATGTCGAGGACTTGAGCCTGGATTTCACACTTCCTGGATATCCTGCAATTGAGCTCATCAAGAATGGCTCGAATATCCCGGTTACGATTGAAAATGTTGACGTGTATGTCGACAGAGTTGTGGACATGACCTTGGGCAGTGGCGTACAAGCACAGGTAGAAGCTTTCCGCACGGGCTTCTCCCAAGTCTTCCCCCATTCCGCTCTACAGACTTTCACGCCGAATGAACTGGCGATGTTATTTGGTAGAGCTGAGGAAGACTGGTCAATTGAGA CCCTGATGGACTCTATAAAAGCGGATCACGGCTTCAACATGGACAGTCGCAGCGTGCGCAACTTGCTACAGACGATGAGTGAACTAGACACGCAACAACGGCGTGACTTCCTTCAATTTGTTACTGGGAGCCCCAAACTGCCTATTGGAG GCTTCAAGAGTCTTACGCCGATCTTCACCGTCGTCTGTCGCCCGAGCGAGCCGCCCTACCTGCCCGACGATTACCTTCCCAGTGTCATGACTTGTGTAAACTACTTGAAGTTACCCGACTACAGCAGTCTGGACGTCCTCCGGGAGCGTCTATCTGTGGCGATCAAGGAAGGACAAGGCGCATTCCACCTTTCGTAA
- a CDS encoding PaaI family thioesterase (transcript_id=CADANIAT00008394), with protein sequence MFSIPRSLACLLRRQTQAPVKHILSPNIPIRAAQTEAAPSALKNTHPPPSFQRQHAPQPGTQTATAAPTQNTTDLTTHPIIQLLRQDPTLKETRPHLTMPANLRPSHFVAGTLSGGTKLTSPPYMFLSRHTPSQTAEERLSTGPRQSRAVTVFHTGRDMCGHPGYVHGGFLSVMFDEVFAHCVSQSFRSGTGMTANLNVDYRKPALPDRVYVLRAETVKVEGRKAWVEGVIRMMPAKKTASEDEAVLVAEGRALFIEPKFAEVEELAFLSR encoded by the exons ATGTTTTCCATTCCACGATCCTTAGCTTGTCTTCTGCGCAGGCAGACACAGGCACCAGTCAAACATATTTTGTCTCCGAATATTCCCATCCGCGCAGCGCAAACCGAAGCCGCACCTTCCGCGCTCAAAAACACACACCCACCCCCATCTTTCCAACGCCAGCATGCGCCCCAGCCTGGCACGCAaacagccacagcagcaCCGACTCAGAATACCACAGACCTGACCACCCACCCAATCATTCAGCTCCTCCGTCAGGATCCGACACTTAAAGAGACCCGGCCGCATCTCACAATGCCAGCCAACTTACGGCCATCGCACTTCGTCGCAGGAACGCTCTCTGGCGGAACGAAGCTCACCTCGCCGCCATACATGTTCCTATCGCGACACACACCGTCTCAAACTGCGGAAGAAAGATTGTCAACCGGGCCGCGCCAAAGCCGCGCCGTGACCGTCTTCCACACTGGCCGGGACATGTGCGGACACCCTGGGTACGTGCACGGCGGGTTCTTATCTGTCATGTTCGATGAGGTGTTTGCACATTGCGTGTCGCAGTCTTTTCGGAGCGGAACAGGGATGACGGCGAATTTAAATGTGGATTACCGGAAGCCGGCGCTGCCGGACCGGGTTTACGTGCTGAGGGCAGAGACAGTCAAGGTTGAGGGGAGGAAGGCGTGGGTGGAGGGAGTGATAAGGATGATGCCGGCAAAGAAGACGGCGAGTGAGGACGAGGCGGTGCTTGTTGCGGAGGGGAGGGCTTTGTTCATTGAGCCCAAGTTCGCCGAG GTTGAAGAACTAGCATTTCTATCTAGATAG